The sequence below is a genomic window from Roseofilum reptotaenium CS-1145.
GTCAATAAATTGGTGGGAAATCACTAAATCACGGGGTTTTATTTCTGCTTTCAGAGAACCGACGGCTGAGGCGGAAATGAGATATTCAACCCCTAGTTTTTTCATCGCATAAATATTGGCTTCAAAAGGGACTTCGGAGGGCATCAAATGATGACCTCGACTATGACGAGACAGAAACACGACCTGAGCGCCTGAAAGCTGACCAACAATCAGAGCATCCGATGGAGAACCAAAAGGGGTTTCGATTTCGATTTCTTGCACATTTTGCAGAGATTCCATCTGATAGAGTCCACTGCCACCAATAATGCCAATTTTAGCGCGAATTTCTGTTGAGTTAGTCATAGAAAAGAAGAGTCAAAAAAAGGACTTCTGACCTACCTTATCATCAAACTTGGATCATTTATAGTGCTTTACGCTAGGCAATCGCCAATAGAGGAGGAGCGCATTTTATGTTACTCTGTAGTTCAAGTTATGATAAGCGTTCGCCAAGGGCGAAACGGAGTTTTATCGCTGTGACCCTCAATCCTCCTGATACCCTAAAACAAAAACCACAAACTGCCCCCAAAGCCGGTCAACCTGCGACTCGGATTTTCCTATCTACGTTCATTACCATTTTCTTAGCCGAGATTGGGGATAAAACTCAAGTTACAACCCTGCTGATGACCGCAGAATCCCATGCTCCTTGGATTGTTTTCCTGGGTGCGGGTAGTGCTTTAGTTTTAACCAGTTTCCTAGGGGTTTGGTTAGGTCAATGGTTAGCCTCCCATCTGACTCCCCGTTTGCTCGATACCTTGGCTGGAGGGGTTTTGTTGGTTATTTCCGTGGCTTTGTTGTGGGATATGTTACAGATTTAAGCGAAGAGAGAAGGGTTAATAAAAAGAAGGAAGGTAATCGCCGAAATTGACAAGTCAGTCCTTAAGTTTGTATTATAGTGTAGTATGATAAGAGGCTCCTCTATTTGAAGATTCATGACTCCAAAACGTTTAATTAAGATCAGTAAATATCTGAGTAAACATCTGCGTCATCAACCTGAACGGATTGGATTAACCCTAGAATCGGGAGGCTGGGTAGAGGTGAATCAACTGCTCAAAGCTTGTCAAAACAACCAATTTCCCGTCTCTTTTCTAGAATTAGAGGAAGTCGTCAAAACGAATGATAAAAAACGATTTTCTTTTAACGAAACCCAGACCAAAATTCGTGCCAATCAAGGTCATAGCTATCCCATTGACTTACAACTAGAGCCGATAGAACCGCCGGACATCCTCTACCATGGCACTTACCAGAAAGCCATCCGATCGATTCTCAAACAAGGACTACTCAAACAGTCCAGGCATCACGTTCATCTGTCCTCAGAGATAGCAACCGCGATCCAAGTTGGTCAACGGCGAGGTAAACCCATTGTCTTAGAAATTGCAGCCCAAACCCTGCACGATCAAGGCTATTGCTTTTACCAGTCGGAGAATGGGGTGTGGTTAGTAGACAGTGTACCACCAGAGTATCTCAAAATTATCCCCAACCCCAAGAAAGAGAAGCCGAAGCTGATAACCGTGTAACGGTTGATTCTTGAGAAAACGCCTTTTTTACTCGTAAACTATGGACTCTTTTTATTTCGATTATCCTCAAAGCTCTCCGAACTATAACAACCAAGCTCAAAGTCGAGGCTTATTAAGCAGTGGCTGGCGACCCTTAAATCGTCAATTTGATTGGGAGCATTTTTCCTATTTGCTGGCCAATGACTTTTGGGAACTCAACAACAAAACCATGGGCGCTATCAGTGACCTGGCTGATGCTCTAGGTCGCAACCAATATGCTTGGTGGGCTAATGTTTTTAATCTCTTTTCTGAAAACACGCGCTATAACCTAGAAGAATATTGGGACTATATTACCCCCCAACCCCCGTTTCCCGACTATCGCTATAAAGACGTACTCATGACGGAAACCCCTGTAGTACAATCGGTAAGTCGCGATCGCATTCCCATTGATTTTGTCCTCAACCGTCTACAAGAAATCACCGTCTTCAAAATCCTTGCTGTCCTCGACCAACCCAACGTAATTACCCAATACTATCTTGACCGCTATTTCTACTATCCCATCAATCGCTTTAGCCAAAAAACCGGCATCAACTCCTCCTCTAGCCAATCCTCCAAAGACTTTTGGGAGCGTCTAGAAATCCTAGGAACCGTCTATGCATGCTGGGAAAACGCTAAAGTATGGCTACAAATCGAAAACCTGGGACGAGGGAAACGGCGCTATACCCTGATTGCCGACAATATTGCCCCCCTTGTCAATAAAGCCACCTATAACCTTGCCGTGATGCTCAGTGGCTATCAAAGTCGAGTCGGACAAGTGCAAAGTCACTTTCCTATCCGCACCTTTCCCTCTGACATTCAAGGATTTACTGACCGCGTACAACAAAGCATCCTCGACCAAAAACAATTGGCTATCCTTGTCCATGGTGAACCCGGAACCGGGAAAACCGCATGGACACAAGCTGTAGCCAAAGAAATTCTCATGCCCCTAGGATACGTGATTTTCATTCTCGATCATGATGCCGTAGAAAACTTTGTCCCTCCCACCTACCTCGAAAAAATTTGTCTGGTCATTAACGAAGCAGATAACCTTGCTCAAGACCGTGCTGTAACCGCCAAGCAAGACAACACCAAAACCGAACATATCTTGAGTTTATTAGATGGAACCCTCTATCAAAGTGTCATTGATGAAGACGGGATTCAACTACAACAACGCCTCGTGGTAATGATGACCTGCAATACCACAGAACGACTCGATCGCGCTATGCTCCGTAAAGGTCGAATCGATCTGATGCATCACTTTACCCATCATTTTGTCTCCTAGATTTCTTACAGAAGTCAGGCAAAAGGCAAAAGGCAATTGAGTACAGTCTTGAATCCTTCAAAACTTACAGCGCAAAGCGCTGTGATGGGGGGATAGAGGGAGCAAACAAAAGACTCGGTGGAGCTTTTAGCTGTTCTAGCTATCGCTAAAAACAGTCATTAATGTACCTCATAGCAGAGAAAAATGCTGTAAGTAATGAGTAATGAGTAAAATATGACAGAACTTAAAATTTTTTCAAAATCTCCTGATTTGCTAAAGAAAATTATTGAAACGGCTTTATCTGAAAGGTTACGAAGTGTTGAAAAGGGTATTGAGCAAACCCAAGAACGGATTAAAGTGTTTGAAAATCAGTATCAACTTTCAACAGAAGAATTTATCAAACGTTTTAATGATAATGAATTGGCTCATAGCTTTGACTTTGATGAATGGGTGGGAGAATCTCGAATGCTAGAACATTTACAAACTACGAAAGAAATGTTAGAGGACGTTTATTTTGTTAATTGAAGATTATGTTCAGGAGATTCAAGATTTAATCGATCAACTTTGCTCGGTTCTGTCCTGTCACATAGATTGGGACAAAAGGGGAATTTATGAAGGATTTATACGAGGTCAAATTCAATTTACCGATCATTCATTACTCCATTTACGAGAATTTGTTTATGTTGAAACTAGAATTGACAGGAAAATGTATAGCTATCAATATATGAATCCAGCAAAATCAATTATTTTTCGTTATGACAACACTGACCATCATCGACAACTCAATCTTTCTAATTTTCCCCATCATAAACATGATGGTAGTGAAGAGAATGTGGTGAGTTCAAGCGCTCCAACTATAGGAGATGTTTTGAAGGAAATCGAAACACTTTTGATGAGTGATGGGTGTTAGAATAAAGTTTTGTCTTACTCTGAAGACAATCGCTATGGAACTGGGCTTACACAAATGGGGCATAATTTGGGTTTACAGATTCCCCATCAATTGGCAGTGAATTGGGGTTTAGATAAAACTTCGGTGGTAGAAATTCTAGAAATAGAAGAGGGGCTACTCATTCGTAAAAAGTCTTCTCCACCTAGCCTTGATGATCTATTAGCAAGCATTCCGCCAGAGTTTACTTATCCTGATGACGTTGCAGATTTTGTTAGGAATGAAACCAAGGGCAATGAGCTTCTTTAACATCCTCTCAGAACCCCCTAACCCTAGTTTTCAAGGGATTAATACCGAAGGCTTGATATTCGCTTTTCGGCACATACTCCTCTACTTTAACAATAAGAAATAAAGCCGTCCTTCTAGGACGGGGTTTCAGGCCCAAAATTTTCTATGATCCAGAATGAGAACGAAAGAGTGTTACCAGTACGGTTAAACCAGAAATTCAAACCTTAATCCCCATTCCTGACCCTTATCGAATTAAGGGGTCGGTGATTGCGGAACAGTTGCGTATCGTGGATTTAAGTTCGCGGTGGTGGCGGAATACGGGGGAAATACTTTCTGCTGAATTTGTGGAACAGGTGGTTACTGTTCTGAAATTGATTATTGATTAGGGTTTAATGAATATAGGGTATTTCCGGTTTCCGCAAGCGGACAGGAACACGAATCCAATGAAAAAACTATCTCAACGACTCTATGTTTAGTTTAGCCTTCCATACCACTAGCCCCCAACTCGGTTTAGCTCTCCAAGACCAAACCGGAAATACCCGCTTCCAAACCTGGAACCTCGGCCATGAAACCTCTAACCAACTACACCATTTACTCGGAACGTTCATTGAACCCTTAAATTGGCAAGACTTAAGCTGGTTAGCTGTCGCCAAAGGCCCTGGTGGCTTTACCGGGACTCGCCTAGGTATGGTCACGGCTCGTACCCTGGCCCAACAGCTTCATTTACCCTTGTTTGCTATTTCTTCCCTAGCTGCTGTCGCCTGGTTTCACCGAGAGCAACATCCAGTCATAGCTGTAGAAATGCCTGCGCAACGAGGGCAGCGGTTTGGTGCCATTTATCAGGTTAACACCTATCCCATTATCCCCCTCATTCCGGATCAAGTGTTTACCCCTGAAGGATGGGAAAAGACGTTGGAGCAGCATTCATATCCTTTAATTCAAAACCCATCGGATTTGGGTCAAACGGTCATTAGCGTGTTAGAGTTGGCACACTTAGGATGGGAAGAAGGAGAACGGCACAGTTGGGTTGATGCCCTCCCTTTTTACGGACAACATCCAGTGCAGTAATCTAGAGAAATATAGCGGTATTTAAAACATCTGTAGGGGTGAACAGCCGTTCACCCCCATATCTATCTCTGAATCTTTTTAGGGTCTAATTTTTAGATGGGTTTCAGATTAAACCTCTTTCTTGCTTTTACGCAAACCGGTCATCCCTAATGCAGCTAATCCCAAAACGGCGGCAGTGCTGGAAGGTTCAGGAACTGAAACCATTGCTTCTCCAGTAACTCCGCGAACGGCAATCACTACATCATTGAAATCTCGGTCAGAAGAGCCACCCTCATCCTTGTGGACTCCCCAGATATCTTCAAATCCCATGAGTACCCAATTTTCGTTTTCGTTGGTGAGCTGATTAAAATACTCATACTCATAGGCAATCACATGCTGGAGTTCATCACCGTTCAATGCAGCTTGAGCGCCAAAGATGTGACCATTCGGGTTACGTGCGCCATTGGCTCTAATCATGAAATTGAGTGAAGTTTCTCCCTCAAAGGTTCCTAAGCTGACTCCATCCCCTAAACTCATTGCACCGAGTCCATTGTTACCCAGAGTTTTCTCTCTATTTAGAAAGTCAGTTTTCCAGTTAATCGTATTCGTCAAACTGGTTATTTTATCAGCAACATCTTGTTCTGTAGCCGAAGCTAACCAGTTGAGTTCTTCATTGACTTTATCAAGGTCGCGATTATATCGGTTCAAAACCCACCATTGATTAGAGGGGGTATTAGCTTTGTTTTGTTCGAGTTGAGCTTTCTGAGCTTTGAGGGAAGCAACGCGAGTGGCAACACTTTGCTCTAGGTCTGATCTCGTCTTGGTGAGAGAGTCCAGTTCTCTCTGATAGCGATCGAGGTCAGCTTGATCCTCATTCATAATGCTCTCTGTGGAAGCAATATCATCAAAAATCATTTGCGCGTCTTCACCATTGGCAGAGAATAACAATTGATTCCGATACCAAGCGCCTTCATTGATAAAGAAAACATCAACTGAATCTGCTCCTCCTGTCCAACGTAGGGTTTCTGGGTCGAGTTGCAGCATACTTGCAGAAGCATCATCGAGTCGTAAGGATTCCTGCCTGACTCTTGAGTTAAAGGTGTCAAACAAATCTTGGCGATCGGTCTTTAGGTTAAAACCATAGGCAGAGGTGGCAGATAATAAACCGGTAGCGGTTGCAGCAGCGAGGGCGAGAGTGGGGTTGAGTTTCATAAAGTAAGCTCCGTTTCTGTGTGAAGTAAAATTAATTTTGTAGGGAAGAATTTGAATAAGATTTGAAGAACAGTGCAATTGTTGTGTTTCTTCCGCGCAACCCTGAGCAATTTGGCTATTACAATCCAGTTTAGGATCGACTATAAGGGTTTGTCTTCGGGAGCTTAACTGAATTTTGAGCCTCTCAATTATGAAGATTCTATGTGGCTCAGTATTCATGCTTAATGGACGAAAGGTTGCTGCGATCGCGACTTTCAAGGGAATTAGCGCTTCATTAGCATCTGTTTCATCCCTTCAGATTTTGACTGAATTTTGAGCAAAGCTATTTTGAAGATGGGGTAAATCTTGCGGTATTTATGGAGAATTGACATCAATAGAGAGGATGATTATGGGTTATACGTTCAAAAAAGTTTTTTTAGTTCTATTATCTACGGTTCTGGGCACTTATATCTGGAGCGACATTCTAGTCAGTAGCCCTTCCGTAGGTCGGGTTCGTTCTTTTGAGGATTGGTGCAAGGATCGGAGTATTTCTAATGCTCAAAAGTATACAGTTTCGGTGTTATTGAAGATGGCAGAAACTTCGGAATGTGGGGAAGCGCAGCAGGTTTTAGGGGAGTTGGTTAATCTGGATTTAGGAAATCGAGAGATCGAGGATATTGCCCCATTGTCGAGTTTGACGCATTTGAAGGGGCTGAATTTGAGTTTTAATCAGATTCGAGATATTACGCCTTTAGGAAATTTAAGTCAGCTCAGTTTTTTATTATTGTCGGGGAATAAAATTGAGAATATTTCACCTTTAGGGAGTTTAGTGAATCTCAGTTATGTAATTCTCGATCGCAACCAAATCCGCAATCTCCCCCCATCTTTCCCGAATTTACGCCAATTGACGGCCTTAGATCTGCAAAATAACCCGTTGGTGGAGAAAAAGTGCCCGGTTACTCCAGCGACGGTGTGTTTATTCAGTAATGATGCCTTGGATGTTTTTGCTCAAGCGGAACAAGCGTATCAACAGGGGAACTTTGAGGAAGCGTTGGTGACGTTTGCCCAGGCTAGGGAAGTTTATCAAGAGAGTGGCGATCGCCGCAAGGAAGCCGATAGTCTGAATCGTATGGGGGATATCTATAGCCAACTGAGCGAATATGCAAAGTCAATTACCATCCGTCGCCAAGCGTTAACCATTCGTCAGTCTTTGCAAGATTTACCGGGAATTGGAGCATCCCTGACCAGTTTAGCGGATAGTTATGAGAAACTGGGACAATATCCCCAAGCGCGATCGGCTTTGCAAGCAGCGCTGGAGAATATGAAAGAGCAGGAACAAGGAGGTATTCCTCTGGAAGGAGGACTCTATGAGCTGCCCAAGGATCAAGGCGAATTGTATAACGCTTTGGCGCGGGTGCAGAATAAGATGGGAGAGCATCAAGAGGCGCTGAAGTCTGCACAGACGGCCTTAAAATATTACAACTTGCTCCCGGATGGCTATGAAGGGAAAGACTTTGGACTGGGTAATACCTTCGATCAAATTGGCATTACCTATAACTATTTGGGACAGGTGCAAGAGGCTCAATCTTTTCTCAATCAGGCGCTTGAGTTAGGACAACAAAGGGGCGATCGCGCGGTCATAGCCAATAGCTTAACCCATTTGGGTGAAGTTGCT
It includes:
- a CDS encoding DUF4114 domain-containing protein; translation: MKLNPTLALAAATATGLLSATSAYGFNLKTDRQDLFDTFNSRVRQESLRLDDASASMLQLDPETLRWTGGADSVDVFFINEGAWYRNQLLFSANGEDAQMIFDDIASTESIMNEDQADLDRYQRELDSLTKTRSDLEQSVATRVASLKAQKAQLEQNKANTPSNQWWVLNRYNRDLDKVNEELNWLASATEQDVADKITSLTNTINWKTDFLNREKTLGNNGLGAMSLGDGVSLGTFEGETSLNFMIRANGARNPNGHIFGAQAALNGDELQHVIAYEYEYFNQLTNENENWVLMGFEDIWGVHKDEGGSSDRDFNDVVIAVRGVTGEAMVSVPEPSSTAAVLGLAALGMTGLRKSKKEV
- a CDS encoding AbrB/MazE/SpoVT family DNA-binding domain-containing protein translates to MSYSEDNRYGTGLTQMGHNLGLQIPHQLAVNWGLDKTSVVEILEIEEGLLIRKKSSPPSLDDLLASIPPEFTYPDDVADFVRNETKGNELL
- a CDS encoding AAA family ATPase; translation: MDSFYFDYPQSSPNYNNQAQSRGLLSSGWRPLNRQFDWEHFSYLLANDFWELNNKTMGAISDLADALGRNQYAWWANVFNLFSENTRYNLEEYWDYITPQPPFPDYRYKDVLMTETPVVQSVSRDRIPIDFVLNRLQEITVFKILAVLDQPNVITQYYLDRYFYYPINRFSQKTGINSSSSQSSKDFWERLEILGTVYACWENAKVWLQIENLGRGKRRYTLIADNIAPLVNKATYNLAVMLSGYQSRVGQVQSHFPIRTFPSDIQGFTDRVQQSILDQKQLAILVHGEPGTGKTAWTQAVAKEILMPLGYVIFILDHDAVENFVPPTYLEKICLVINEADNLAQDRAVTAKQDNTKTEHILSLLDGTLYQSVIDEDGIQLQQRLVVMMTCNTTERLDRAMLRKGRIDLMHHFTHHFVS
- a CDS encoding toxin-antitoxin system TumE family protein: MLIEDYVQEIQDLIDQLCSVLSCHIDWDKRGIYEGFIRGQIQFTDHSLLHLREFVYVETRIDRKMYSYQYMNPAKSIIFRYDNTDHHRQLNLSNFPHHKHDGSEENVVSSSAPTIGDVLKEIETLLMSDGC
- the tsaB gene encoding tRNA (adenosine(37)-N6)-threonylcarbamoyltransferase complex dimerization subunit type 1 TsaB, with translation MFSLAFHTTSPQLGLALQDQTGNTRFQTWNLGHETSNQLHHLLGTFIEPLNWQDLSWLAVAKGPGGFTGTRLGMVTARTLAQQLHLPLFAISSLAAVAWFHREQHPVIAVEMPAQRGQRFGAIYQVNTYPIIPLIPDQVFTPEGWEKTLEQHSYPLIQNPSDLGQTVISVLELAHLGWEEGERHSWVDALPFYGQHPVQ
- a CDS encoding TMEM165/GDT1 family protein translates to MLLCSSSYDKRSPRAKRSFIAVTLNPPDTLKQKPQTAPKAGQPATRIFLSTFITIFLAEIGDKTQVTTLLMTAESHAPWIVFLGAGSALVLTSFLGVWLGQWLASHLTPRLLDTLAGGVLLVISVALLWDMLQI
- a CDS encoding RNA 2'-phosphotransferase; translated protein: MTPKRLIKISKYLSKHLRHQPERIGLTLESGGWVEVNQLLKACQNNQFPVSFLELEEVVKTNDKKRFSFNETQTKIRANQGHSYPIDLQLEPIEPPDILYHGTYQKAIRSILKQGLLKQSRHHVHLSSEIATAIQVGQRRGKPIVLEIAAQTLHDQGYCFYQSENGVWLVDSVPPEYLKIIPNPKKEKPKLITV